One window of Camelina sativa cultivar DH55 chromosome 4, Cs, whole genome shotgun sequence genomic DNA carries:
- the LOC104780132 gene encoding SKP1-like protein 15, producing the protein MSSKKIVLTSSDGESFEVEEVVARKMQTVRQMIEDDCATNEIPLQKVTGMILAMVIEYCKRHVDDDHVATEDAKKKLKDWDEVFMKNVDADKTVSLLIAADYLKV; encoded by the coding sequence ATGTCTTCGAAAAAGATTGTGTTGACAAGCTCTGATGGCGAGTCTTTCGAAGTTGAGGAAGTGGTGGCGAGAAAAATGCAGACCGTAAGGCAAATGATCGAAGACGACTGTGCTACTAACGAAATCCCGCTTCAAAAAGTTACAGGAATGATCCTCGCCATGGTTATCGAGTATTGCAAGAGACACGTCGATGATGATCATGTAGCAACTGAGGATgcgaagaagaagctcaaggaTTGGGACGAAGTGTTCATGAAGAATGTTGATGCTGATAAGACCGTCAGCCTCCTTATTGCTGCTGACTATCTCAAAGTGTGA
- the LOC104780133 gene encoding uncharacterized protein LOC104780133: protein MARVQLFLCFTILFATASLLDLASAHLNYKPSLPQLEDPKTVKDVEPYTVKVVMVFVADLEKECPKNNKFKVFFEKLRGFAKYVCPIKRRDQVDYDRDLKAKAGGIFKAISSFAIGKIREEIQEEKMEAINTFKFMKSVAAKIMGGRRQDESEDTMKLTAEQQKEIKEGILKWETIITRITNTMVMSSSNSSSSEESNVEKEDSSSNSKSSGKESSTSAKGSSEETKDSNSNSGSPSGTGSPSSSPSDASGKETSTKDTKTKGESSSDASGKETSSKDTKPAGETSSDDASGKGTSSKDTKNTEEESSATSGKETSTKDTKTKAESSSNASGKETSTKDTKANGESSASEKTETSQSSTVNVEQVEAETSKQVSSFIMNLEKKCPQKEEYKAFFEQLKGTMIAPVKEGKDLFTRIKSAAGKVSGAMAFIRSRIESKSAEVKQSMETYQGEVMKTLQELETIHSQIVSQNKGKKEGSLTCTPAQQMQIKQTITKWEQVTTQFVETATQSETKTSSSASSKMVAN from the exons atggcAAGAGTTCAACTATTTTTATGCTTTACCATTCTTTTTGCAACTGCGTCCCTTCTGGATCTGGCTTCAGCACACCTGAATTATAAGCCATCTTTGCCTCAGCTTGAAGATCCAAAGACTGTGAAGGATGTGGAGCCTTACACGGTTAAAGTAGTGATGGTCTTTGTGGCCGATCTTGAGAAGGAATGTCCCAAGAACAATAAGTTCAAGGTCTTCTTTGAGAAACTTAGGGGATTTGCCAAGTATGTTTGcccaataaaaagaagagaccAAGTAGATTACGATAGAGACTTGAAGGCCAAAGCCGGAGGCATCTTCAAGGCCATCTCTTCTTTTGCGATTGGAAAG ATAAGGGAGGAAATCCAAGAGGAAAAAATGGAAGCCATTAATACCTTTAAGTTTATGAAATCCGTGGCGGCTAAAATTATGGGAGGCCGTAGACAGGACGAGAGTGAAGACACCATGAAGTTAACGGcagaacaacaaaaagaaatcaaagaagggATCTTGAAATGGGAAACAATCATTACACGAATAACAAACACAATGGTGATGAGctcatcaaactcttcttcCAGTGAAGAATCTAATGTTGAAAAAGAAGATTCAAGCAGCAACAGCAAAAGCTCTGGTAAAGAAAGCTCAACCTCAGCTAAAGGCTCTTCTGAAGAGACTAAAGATTCAAATTCTAACTCGGGCAGTCCTAGTGGAACTGGAAGTCCATCCAGCAGCCCATCTGATGCAAGTGGAAAAGAAACTTCCACTAAGGATACTAAAACTAAAGGAGAAAGCTCTTCTGATGCAAGTGGAAAAGAAACTTCCTCTAAGGATACTAAACCTGCCGGAGAAACCTCTTCTGATGATGCAAGTGGAAAAGGAACTAGCTCTAAGGATACTAAAAACACCGAGGAAGAATCTTCTGCTACAAGTGGAAAAGAAACTTCCACTAAGGATACTAAAACTAAAGCAGAAAGCTCTTCTAATGCAAGTGGAAAAGAAACTTCCACTAAGGATACTAAAGCTAACGGTGAAAGCTCCGCTAGTGAAAAGACCGAAACTAGTCAGAGCAGCACCGTAAATGTGGAACAAGTTGAGGCTGAGACTTCCAAACAAGTCTCATCATTCATAATGAACCTCGAAAAGAAGTGCCCGCAGAAGGAAGAATACAAAGCCTTCTTCGAGCAACTCAAGGGTACAATGATTGCTCCCGTCAAAGAAGGAAAAGATTTGTTTACTAGGATTAAATCTGCTGCTGGAAAAGTGTCTGGTGCCATGGCATTTATTCGATCAAGAATTGAAAGCAAATCAGCTGAG GTTAAACAGTCTATGGAAACTTACCAGGGAGAAGTGATGAAGACTCTCCAAGAGTTAGAAACCATCCATAGTCAAATTGTGAGTCAgaacaaaggaaagaaagaagggTCTTTGACATGCACACCAGCACAACAAATGCAGATTAAGCAGACAATCACCAAGTGGGAACAAGTCACTACCCAATTCGTTGAGACTGCAACTCAGAGCGAGACAAAGACATCTTCTTCTGCCTCCAGCAAAATGGTGGCAAACTAA